aACGACTAAACTCCTGCTTTCCCATCTTACTAGGGCTGTAACCTACAATTAGACCAAACCTACAATTCGGTTCGTATCACGATTTTTGATTTTAGAtttgaaaaaaatcatgttttcggTGCTGATGCAGTGGTGACGCGTTCATGTAACATGCAAGGGTGGCGCTGCCAATAAAGTATCTAAAAGCtgccacaaagaaccggcaaaagtaatgattatgaatatgtcaaatatagcaaggagacattttaattgtttattaataaacaagtgtTTGTCCGTGTCGGCTGCAAAGATGAAGTTGGCGATGTTGACTCGCGATCATCAGTAGTGAACGCgccagagagaaatgcacatttcataCGGATTACATAAGCAGAGAgtctgatttcttttgttttgaattgttctgttaaaaagtagacatttcaagTTTTCTATATATTTCTCAGGCCTGTGAGGCAAGTACCTTATACGCtgtgtttcggttcatttattagACGAGAGTCCAGTTCACGCGCCGGCGCCGTCATGATGATCTATTTTCTACTATAtttacttcttatttattaaatccaggcaattggttgatgaaacattgattcaaattaagatacaattaataaaaaacaaaattcactttaaagaaaggctttgtGCTTTCTGTTTGAGGTCTCTGTGAAAGTTTTAAAGTCACTTTCAGAGCGGTCATGTCCATAACGGAGAACTGTCACGTCcgtaacattgtttttttcctcataaatgcgaacacgaaaaattaaataaaaataatattttaagttctGTGGAGGCCAACCCTCATCCGGTGGGTAGTATTACTTTTGTTTTGCGCAGTGTAGTTCATAGAATtactaaaacatattttgctACCTAAAAGTTAAAGATTTTTTGTGTCATGTCACTTGTGTATTTCcctcatattaaatataaaacgcaTGTGTAGACTGATATTTTTCTAATGTCTGGAGCTTTATTAAGGGAGTATGGATATATAATCAGACGTTTcagtattaaatgcattttctgagaatttatatttcaagttttgactGCAAATGTCACGTCCATAACGCTGGAATTGCCcaattttaaagaatttatcCTCAACTATTTTTTGGCGTAGGTCtacgtattttattatattaacttctactaatagtaatttaaaaatgtggtaGCCCTACATCTAACACATCACACTCCACTGTTATGGTGGCAATTTTAGTAGATTTACTCACTAACATTGTTGTGGAAACACAATAAGAATGGAAACTAAAATATGGTAGTATCGTGCTACAGCGCACATTCTATCAGCTACAGTTCTGGGTCCTCAGTCCCAATACTATAAAACTCGACGTAGCCTACGTTcatctgtaacccgcacaagaagagacagtcacaatgtcgaatacaaactgctttattaattacaaagcgtgcaacagtacaaaaaagggccaatccagtgaagagttgtcgagggaagcgtagggtcaaaagccggggaatcaaagtataaacaaggggcaaatccaaagagagaggtcgaggaaaacagttaacaattagggcgaaaaactagacgggactagcgggatcaaagacaggggaacaaggggagctggcaagctaaggggtaaacaagaggaggtcagaactagacgagactagcggggggcaaagatacgggaaactaaacacaataaccaacaaccgtgagacgaaagggtagtgatatatatagtgacgagtgcaggtgtaaacaatgaacaggtgatgagacgagtgcaggtgaaactaatgtgcaggaggattggaagcgtgTAAGAAACTCGAGGaggcggagtgagggagtgtgcgtgtgtgtgctagacgatgcggggagaagcagaggagcggggttcgtgacatcacTTCACatgttaatgcagcggtagagttacactcacatgacactgcacttattcgcaatcacaaaagttcattatttgctcgtgctttaaagctTTGGCGggtaaacatttcattggcgttctgttctgacatGATTGCACTTTTTCTATTAACACAATATTCGAGAGTGGAGACAGAGAGGGTAAAAATAGAGCTTTTATGATGATCTTTGCAGCCTGCTGCAGTGCTGATTACAGCTCTGCGTCATAATAAACGTTGCTATGACGACAGATACATACTGTTGCgcgcaaatgaaaaaaaaaatcatcccagTTACgtctatttgacaaaaaaataatttaaatcgaTGGATAAATGGCTGAAACGGGTTCAGGCCATACCCAGAACGACAACAGAAACTTCAAAGGAGTCACCTGCTGTCGGGACAAGCTTTTCAGGTCAAGACACTATCATAGCAAATCCTAACTCTGATGAGAGGCCTGATGCTAGCCAAACCATTAACATGGACAGTGATGAAGACAGGGAGACACAGACTCTTCCCTCGAGACAACAAGACGATGGTAGGGAGGCACACTCAAAGATAAGAAGATATAACGAAGATTATATAACTCTGGGCTTCACATACACAGGCAATGTGAATTTCCCTCAGCCACAGTGTGTCATATGTGTGCAGGTTCTGTCTAATAACTCGTTGAAGCCTTCACTCTTACAAAGACATTTAGAAACGAAACATGGCAATTTGAAAAATAAGCCACAGGAGTTTTTTGAGCGACAATTGAGACTGCTTTCTAACACCAAGAAATGTCTGATCGCGCCAGATGCTGTAAATAAGGCAGGAGTAGAAGCGTCTTACATGGTCAGTTACAGAGTGGCTAAGGCAGGCAAGCCTCATACTATTGTGGAGGAACTGATTGTCCCTGCTGCTATGGACATGGCTGAGAAAATGTTGGGGGAAAAGTCTAAACATACTTTCCAGAaaatgccttcatcagacaaTACCGTGTCCCGACGGATCAGTGATATGTCAGCAGATGTTTTGAGACAGTTACTATGTCGTATACATGCCAGTGAATTCTATGCATTACAGCTAGATGAGTCAACAGATGTAGCAGGCCTGGCTCAGTTGTTGGTGTACGTCAGGTACATATATGGAGGGTCAATCCATGAGGATATCCTCTTTTGTAAACCGTTACCGACGAGGACAACGGGGCAGGACATTTTTGGACTCATAGACAGTTTCATACGATCACACGGAATAACCTGGACCAAATGTGTTGGTATATGCACAGATGGTGCCAAAGCAATGACGGGGAGGCACAGCGGAGTGGTCACCCGTGTACAAGCAGTGGCTCCAGATGCCACTTGGGTCCACTGTATACATAGGGAAGTGCTTGCCGCCAAAGGAATGTCAGACAGCCTGGCACAGGTGTTGGACGACACAGTAAAGATGGTTAATTTTGTCAAATCAAGACCCCTAAACTCGCACATTTTTTTCACCTTATGCAGTGAGATGGGCAGTGACCATTTGACACTTTTGCTCCACACTGAAGTGCGATTGTTATCCAGAGGGAAAGTTTTAGCACGCTTTTTTGAACTGAAAGACGAGCTGAAACTGTTTTTTATCGACAATCCTTTTCGCTTGTCAGATAGGTTGCATGACGATGAGTGGCTCACAAGACTGGCCTATTTGGGAGATATCTTTGGTCTTCTAAATGAGCTCAATCTCGGGCTGCAAGGTCGCTCTGTGACAATATTCAATGTGCGAGACAAGGTAGAGGCCACGATTAAAAAGCTGAACTTCTGGTCTGACTGTGTCCAAGACAACGACATTGGCGCATTCCCATCACTGCAGGATTTTCTGTGTGAAAACGAACTACGGCTTGCCGACAGTGTCAGATGTGACATACGGAAACACCTTGGCGACTTGGCAGTGCAATTACGCAAATACTTCCCCGAAACAGACAACCACGACACATGGATTCGTAATCCTTTTTCGTCACCCAACACATTCCAGCATCCTATGCTCGAGAGAGAGAGCCTCATTGAAATATCCATGAACGGGTCGGTCAGAATCGAGTTCGGTCAGAAGACACTGACAGATTTCTGGATTAGTTTGCGGGCAGAGTCTCCGGACCTGGCAAACCGAGCGATTAAGACGTTGATGCCATTTGCTACAACGTATTTATGTGAGACTGGATTCTCAGCTTTGGTCTGCCTTAAGACCAAGTATAGGTACAGACTGTTTGTGGAAAATGATCTAAGACTGAAACTGTTCCCAATTCGGCCTAACATCGCTGCATTATGTAAGAACATCCAGGCTCATCCCTCACATTGATTAAACTGGTGATGTGGATGGAGAGGTGGTAGGCCTATTCTGTGTGGTTTACTACAATTTAGTTTACTGTTTACTATTTAGTTTACTATTGTTAATGTgttctcttttttattattattttacaacagaGAAGTTAAGAAAATATACAATGTTATCATATGTGAAAAGCAATATTTATCAGTATGTGAAAAGTTAACAAAATCTTTAATGAGATGTTGGATATGTGTTGTAGGCCTATTGTGTGTGAGATTGGGTGCATATCtgtttaaaatcattatattcagCACATTTGTATCATATGTTGACTTTTAATGAGATttgtatcatatttttatgattctatTCACTATTCTCGacaaaattgataaaaataaatattattaattaaaaaaacctTGTTGTTAACAATTGGTGGTGTTGGGGGTACTCCGGAAGTTCTATAATGTCTCAGGGGGTACATGCCTgttaaaagtttgggaaccactgccttAACATAACCGGTGCCAATGTTGATTGGAACAGAAGGAAGGAAAGCTGCTCCGAGTTATTGCCAAAGACGAGGGAAAGCGGCTTGGTGGAATGATTGATAATAGCCAGGAGCATGCCGCTGATTGCATGGGCCGTAATGGGTTCATTCAAATGGACCACTGGAATCTGCCATTTTGGAAGCCGTGGTGACATCCAGGAAGTTCCCCTCCACTCCTGAATGAGACAGTGTGACTGGTCAGTCCATACTGAAGTCAGGCTGGGAGAAAACTCCATAGTGCGGGGGTTTTGCTCAGTGGAGTTGAACTCGACAGTAATCCCCTTCCTACTGACGAGTGTTGACTTTTGCTGGACAGGTGTCAGAGACATGACCGGGACTGGCACAGTAGAGGCAGAACCCGCTGATCAGATGTTGCTGCTTCTCCTCCAGTGATAGCCGAGTCCTCCTGATCTGCATGGGTTCTGCCTCGTATTGTGGTTCCGATGGCCCGGCAGCAGAATTGGGGCAGATGTGATAGTTGGCCGGCTTGAGATCTGGGGATTGGCACCGGCTATGTGCAAGACGCTGGTCCACTCTGATGGCCAAATCCACCAGGTCATCGAAACGGGGTGGGAAAGTCAAAGGCATAGATTTCATCCTGGATGTTGTCGGATAACCCATGCAGGAACTGATCTCACTGCGCTCGATCATTCCATTCGCAGTATGCGGCGAGGGTGTAAAACTCGATGTCATAGTCAGCAACTGACCAGGTTGCAGCCAGAACCCTCGCTTCCTCATGGCCCTGGGCTGAACGGTAAAAAACTTGCGGTCAACACAAATAGGACAAACTGGCAGACTAACCAAGACGTGACATAAATGGGAAGTTGGATCGAATTACAATATTGCATGACACTTGTGGGTGTTTTAGCATTACAGAAGTATAGTGGTATGAACAGattaaacacatacagtatttgctAATATTTGAGCATCAGATATAAGCTACCCTTAGGTCAACACTCTCTATATCTCTCAGTTATGCCGTATGCATAAAGAGCTAATCGCTCCATATAAAAAGTCCCAGCAATTGTTTTCTAATAAAACCTCTTCATCTGGGTCATCACCTAGCTGAGGGCTGACCTTTCCACCTGCAAAGAAGAGTTTATGGGTGTCACTTAAGAGAGTGTGCTTTCGCATAGAGGCAAGGGGTGAATACTTCAATGAAAATGCAAAGATCTTTCATACATTTCTGGTATAAAATCCTTGATGAAACTGATAACCGAGTCTGTCTCCTTAATGGAGAGAAAAGGGCTTAATGTGCTGAGGATTTTAATGTTTGACTTTTGAACTTGGATAAGAGCAATTTTGGTATGTTCCAGATAAAAATTATTCCCAGAGCATTCCCAAGTcaataaacaagagaataagCTTAAATCTTGAAAATAATGATTGAGCCAGATCTAATGTATTAATTCACACatgaatgaaaatattttaagattaaagCAAGCCAAGCTCCCcataacaaattattaaaatggttAACCACAGGTTACTTCGATGGTTCCCAAGACCAGTGAAAGATTGGAGGTTGATATCCCAGGATACATTGAAAAAGAGTCAAACCAGTAGAGGAACTGCAAAGGGAATTTCTGGCatactctgcccaaggaagaaaTTGACACCAATCATACTGGTTACAGAGACAGAAGGTGCGGAGATAGTGACCTAATTCTTGGTTGGTACGTTCAATCTGGCCATTCGACTGAGGATGATAACCGGAAGTCAGGCTGTCATTGGCATTTATAAGTTTGCAGAATTCTCTCCAGATCCGCAAGGTGAATTGAGGTCCTCTTTCAGAGACGATGTCTTCTGGAAAACCATTGTTTACTTGTTGGAAGATGGTCTTAGCCATCTCTAGAGTGGAAGATAGGTTCTTGAGAGGGATGAGATGATAGGCTTTGGAGAACCTATCCACCACCACCATGATAGTTGCATTGCCCTGAGACACAGGTAAGTCAGTGAGGAAATCTACAGCAATGTGAGACCAGGGAAGTTGTGGGACGGTTAAGGGATGGAGGAGTCCTTCCAGAAGAAGTCTAGAAGATTTAGCTTGGGAATAGATGGAACACCCCTTTACATGCTGGGTAACATCTTGGGATATGGAAGGCCACCAGAATTTATTCTGAAACAGTTGTGTGGTGCATTTCTCACCTGGGTGATCAGAGCTCAAGGAGGTATAGACCCATTGCATGATTTGAGGATGGAGCTTGGCAGGAACGTAGACACCGTCTCTAGGGGAACCGGGCATGGATTGTTCCATCAAACTGGCTTGTTCGATGTCCTTCATGATGTCCCACTGGACAGGAGCAGCAATAACTGATTATGGCAGGATGGTCAGAGGGAATTCAGGAGATTCAGCCTTAGTGCTCATTGACCCAGGACGATACGTCACAGAGTAGTTGAATCTGGTGAAGAACAAAGCCAAATGGGCTTATCTAGGGTTAAGTAATTTGGCTGAGCATAAATATTCCAGATTGCGATGATCAGTGAGGATGGTGAACGGGTATTGGGAACCCTCTAACCAATGGCGCCATTCCTCAAGCGCATCCTTCATGGCCAGAAGCTGAGGTTTCCCCATGTCATAATTCTGTTCTGCAGGATTGAGTTTGAAAGAGAAGAAAGCACAGGGATACATCTTGGCAGGGTTACTGTGTCGTTGGAGAGAATGGCTCCTATCCCAATGTTAGAGGCATCCACTTCCGCGATAAAAGGCTGGGAAGGATCAGGATGATGGAGTACAGTTGCAGTGGTGAAACTTACTTTAAGATCCTGGAAGGCCCTTATGCCAGAGAAGTCCACTGGAGAGTTTTAGGTTTTCCTTTGAGAAGAGAATTGAGAGGGGCTGCTATGGtgctgttgtattacaaatttattaaatgtttaatttaggttccaatacaatattatataaactgagaaagtttagTAGATTGAATTTACTATTTGAGGTATAAATGACGTCACAGACCTGCCTGTCAGGGTTTCCAGCAGGATATTCCTGCCTGTCCTGATCtctctattgtaagttaaattagtcGGATTGCTTAGATTATCAccttttgtctttaaatgactcttggagcccctgacccagtcgtTGAATAGTctggctgattagattagtttCTGTGCATTCGAAtcacactgttatgctgatgagatcagggctggggaatttcCTGTAACGAGTTGActcctgtacctcatttacatgctttgtttcagTGTCTCCACCTCTATATATAATCAAGTCCCCTCACCCTTGAAAAACCCTATCATACTGGATGACTACAGAGATGCAACAGCGACTTCTCAATAAAGAGTAAAttctgcttaaaagatatccCAACGTCTCCTAGTCTCTGCTTCGATGACGAAGAAAAATTTTACAACAGTGATGATTTTGTGAATCAATCACCTGTAGAGGTTAGCCTGTAGAGGTTAGTTCTTTATGACGCCTACTTTGAGACCATCCATGTGGGCCCCCTTAGGGCTGATCACATAACCCAGAAAGGATGTTGTGGAGACATAAAACTCACTTCTCAGCTTTTATGAAGCGGTGATTATCCTGGAGGGGTTGGAGAACTTGACTTAAGTGCAGAATGTGAGCTTCTAGGGAAGGTGAAAAAACCAAGTTGTCGACGACGTAAACTATGACACTTTGGTGCAGAAAATATCTCATTCATGAATGATTGGAAGATGGAATGTGTGTTGGCAAGGCCATAAGGCATGACCAGGTATTCGTAGTGCCTCGAATTGGTGATgaaggcagtcttccactcgACCACTTCCTTAATGCGAATGAGGTTGTAAGAATGATGCAAATAGAGTTTGTAAAAGACCTTGGCATTTCGTAGCTGTTTGAGTGCCAAAGGCACAAGTGGAAGAGAATAGGGAAAGTTGATGGTAATGCCATTTAAGCCTCTATAGTCTATACAGGGATGGATCATTACTAGCAACAAAGAAGAAGGCAGTTGCTGCAGGTGAATTAGAGGGTTGGATGAATCCCATCTGAAGTGCTTCTTTGATGTAATCTCCATGGCCTATGTCTCGGGTATAGACAGGGGAAGGATACGGATCTTACGGGGTTGTGTGCCTTGAAGGAGGACAATAGCGCAGTCAGTAGAGTGGTGAGGAGGTAACTGGGTAGCCTTAGCTTTACTAAGCACGGGCAGGAAGTCTTGGTTGGCTGCCGGGATGGTGGGTTGCACAGAGGCCTCAGCGGGGTTGATGTGAGTGGTCTGAAGGTTAACGGGTTCCACCGAATGTAGGCAGGAGGTAAAACAAGAGGTCCCTCACTGAATGATCTCTCCAACAGTCCACAAAATGTGAGGATTGTGTTTATCCAGCCAGGGGTACCCAAGGATGAGAGGGTTCTTGGGAGTGTTGGTGACCATTAGTTGTAGTGTCTCATGATGAAAAGCTCCTATTTGTACAGAGATGGGTTGAGTGACGTGAAGCTCTGTGCCATCATGAAGAGGACAACCATCTAGTGCTGTAACAGAGAGAGAATGCACACAAGGGGCAGTATCCAAAGAAAACAAATTGCAGAGTTCAGAGTCAATAAAATTGCCTGCAGCCCCGGAGTCGATAAGAGCTTTGACAGAAATAGAATTCTGTCTGGAACAGAGTTGTACCTCAactagtacatttttattttccaaCAAATAAGACTCATCAGTACTCACCAAAGTATTAGTGGGTAGGGAGGGATGTGAGGGACAGGAGGAGAGGAAATGGTCGGGATCTCCACAGTACAGGCACATTTTGTATTGGATGCGTATTTGAGGTTCCTCTCTGGACAGACAAGAGTGACCCAACTGCATAGGCTCATGCTGAGGTGTTGTTATGACAGGTAGTTGAGGAGGTGAAGACAGGGTTGTTGGAGTGTGGCtccatttcaaatagttttttgtcTCAGTTGGCCATCTCCACCTGAAGTTGAAGCATGAGTCTGTTGTGATAGATGGTTTTGAGCGGTGCATCAGCCAATCCGGTTTGTGCTGCGAGAGTATGAAATGTGAGAGGGTAGTCAGATGCCCTTGAACTCCCTTGTGTAACGCGAATGTTACGATCACACACACGTCTTCACCACCCACTGGATTCTGGAAAACACTCTTGAAATGGGAAAAGAAAGCTTCAAGAGAATTATGTATCTCGCTATTCTGATCCCATACTGTCGTAGCCCATCCAGTGCTCAACCTGTGAGCAAGGAGGTGATAAAGTCCACCTTGGACTCCTTAGCGGAGAAGCAGGAGGATGTTTGAGCGATATAAATGCTACTGACCTGGCGTGACATTGAATCTCTCTGGGAGACTGAGAGGAGAGGCTCGGAGATTCGGCTGATGTGAAGAGGCTTCTGAGGGAGTGGTTAACAGTGGTGTGAGGCCTTTATTTGTGGCTGGTGCTGGTGACCTGGCTGGGGAAGCGGTGCACAAATAACTTAACACCTCTTCCATGGCAGAGGAAAGCTGTCCCAGTTGATGGTGTTGAGCTGCCAGCTATTCAGCTTGAAAAGTTAAAGCAGCTTGAAGAGAAGAAAACTCTTCAAGTTTTGGATATAACATTGGCAAAGTCTTCTGTGACGAGTCAGAGGCAGACACAGAGGGACGGTCCATGTGCAGAGTTTAATAGCAATCATAGTTAAACAGGCAGAGGTCAAAACCAGGAAAGCATTCCAAACAAAGTAACAAATCCAGGCAGAAGGAGGGAAGAAGGGggttctgggaaatgtagtctggtATGAGTTAATTCTCAGGGGAAGGAGATCTTGTGTGAACCATTTAGGAGGATGTAGCACTGAATGCCCAAGGTTTGATTGAAAACATGTGGTGATGAACCTAATACCACCCATTTAAAGATTCAAGcttgtattttaaattaatttatggtGGGATTACATCAGGCAAAGAAAAGATACAATAGTAATGGAGAAAAAGATGAAAGAACAGTGACtggttattattatcattacaatATGAAGGGAAGATAAGGAAAAATTGCAGGCAAGGATTAGTGTCAcaaatgtgggtgtgtgtgtgtttgtgtgtgtgtgtgtgtgtgtgtgtgtgtgtgtgtgtgtgtgtgtgtgtgtgtgtgtgtgcgcacgcacATTAGCGATGTGCCCGAAGCATataccttatttggaaaggcatgaataatgacttaaaaacgAATAACgaattcatccgaataatagaaaaaatattaataagaCTGATCATACAAGGAGCACGTGTATTAAGTgatgttttaattaaacatattgaaaattacaaaacaatgatGAGTCTGTGAAGCCAATATTCCTGCAGTGTAAAcacatgaatgaaaatgcacatagTGTCATTTTAAGTTTATCGGATATCCGCGTTAATTGTGTGCATCTCAGAAATCAAATCTTGTTATGAGTAACATTAACTATATACAACAGTAtattatacacattttttaaatgcctgTTAATATATAAACCGATTTTTTCACACAATTCACACGTAAGGATTCATAAACCTAcctcaagtcaagtaaattttatttgtttagcgcctttcacaacgcacatcgttttaaagcagcattacagaagatcaggcattaacagaagataaaactgtaatgtctataatgttgatgagtcatcattctataattagataaaaaactattttgaattgtgtttaaaaataaataataattttattataatccCAGTGAGTAAGCCGAAGGCGACtgcggcaaggaacacaaaactccataagatgttggttaatgggagaaaaataaccttgggagaaaccaggctcactgtgggggccagttcccctctggctaacatcatgaatataatgccaatattacttatgtatagtgcaagtcatggttttaaattattaaactaagtaagtgttaagggacagtgtttaaacatagattttgtatgaactgtaagatctGTAAGATTGATGTCTGTGTAGTCCATCCTACTgtatattaactgcagaagttcacatagatgcaattgtccttgttaattgactgatgaagggttttgttggcaattgattgtctatgtattccatttcaagagtgtagtccatcaatagaccgaggtgatgcaggcagagatcagtgaggttcaTTGCAGTTCAATTTCACCTGTAATATAGGTAAGGTTTGGTGTGGTctgtccaaggttcagacaatgacatatgaaatatcctatgtcttatggttggagttggcatcagtttatcctctgaagtccatcataatagactgaagcgatgtatggctggcaccggctgcaagtagtcatcatcactcagagacaagtagcagtggagtccaacacgaagcaggagtGGAGCtgaatccagctggttctggtgacctcaggattggagtcccgaggttgagacagggaaacaaataaaattatgtaagcatagatgccattacatttattccagagttatagatcatgattaatgtttctggtttctggttctggcagacccaactaaagcaggataaattaggtgtatgcctggctaaatagatgagtcttatatctagacttaaactgatagagtgtgtctgcatctcgaacagtgttagggagactattacCTAGTTTAGtatccaaatatgaaaaggatgtggattttgatattctaggaaatattaacagaccagaattttgcgatcataatgaacgtgatggaatatagcatggtagaaggtcacttaagtactgcagagctagaccgttcaaagatttgtatgtagtaaatagaatttttaaatgaatacgaaatttaacaggtagccaatgtaacgatgataaaatagaTCTAATATGATCATTTTTCTTGGTGCTCGtaagcactctggctgctgcattttgaaccaattgaagtttatttattgatcttgctggacatcctcccagtaatgcattagaaaaatctagtcttgaggtcttgAACgcaaagaatgctgttctacaaacattggtaatttgattttcaaaggacagactgATATCAactataacacctaagttcttgactgttgaagatgatgtaacagtatatccatcgagagtcaaattatattttagcggcttattcttagagttttttggtccaataattagttcaaactgatccctgtggcactccatactttacttttgtttggtttgacaattcctcatttacattgaCAAAGTGGtggcggtctgctaaataggacctaaacaatGCTAATGCAATTCCACAGATGCCTACATAATTCTCCAgcatattcaagagaatgtcgtgatctattgtgtcaaatgcagcactaagatctaaaagcactaaaagtgaaatgcagccgcggTCAGATGATA
This region of Xyrauchen texanus isolate HMW12.3.18 chromosome 23, RBS_HiC_50CHRs, whole genome shotgun sequence genomic DNA includes:
- the LOC127663459 gene encoding zinc finger BED domain-containing protein 5-like, producing the protein MDKWLKRVQAIPRTTTETSKESPAVGTSFSGQDTIIANPNSDERPDASQTINMDSDEDRETQTLPSRQQDDGREAHSKIRRYNEDYITLGFTYTGNVNFPQPQCVICVQVLSNNSLKPSLLQRHLETKHGNLKNKPQEFFERQLRLLSNTKKCLIAPDAVNKAGVEASYMVSYRVAKAGKPHTIVEELIVPAAMDMAEKMLGEKSKHTFQKMPSSDNTVSRRISDMSADVLRQLLCRIHASEFYALQLDESTDVAGLAQLLVYVRYIYGGSIHEDILFCKPLPTRTTGQDIFGLIDSFIRSHGITWTKCVGICTDGAKAMTGRHSGVVTRVQAVAPDATWVHCIHREVLAAKGMSDSLAQVLDDTVKMVNFVKSRPLNSHIFFTLCSEMGSDHLTLLLHTEVRLLSRGKVLARFFELKDELKLFFIDNPFRLSDRLHDDEWLTRLAYLGDIFGLLNELNLGLQGRSVTIFNVRDKVEATIKKLNFWSDCVQDNDIGAFPSLQDFLCENELRLADSVRCDIRKHLGDLAVQLRKYFPETDNHDTWIRNPFSSPNTFQHPMLERESLIEISMNGSVRIEFGQKTLTDFWISLRAESPDLANRAIKTLMPFATTYLCETGFSALVCLKTKYRYRLFVENDLRLKLFPIRPNIAALCKNIQAHPSH